A window from Malassezia japonica chromosome 1, complete sequence encodes these proteins:
- a CDS encoding uncharacterized protein (EggNog:ENOG503P2HD; COG:O; MEROPS:MER0000597) → MAYARARVWAANATRLSVFTVQVMCVVHLVNQHLFEVRMCKGASMLPTLSPAGDLVLHMRLPFLRALAKTPLADSDLTSRFPPVPKGLPCAKTDPSMGLGLKLGDMVVAISPADPSRTVCKRILGMPGDTVLVDPRDVASGLSDAAIAHAELARHLEGPHARMHNARIVTIPPGHVWLAGDNLANSTDSRHYGPVPMALVKGRVVARLYPHPQWLRNALHRV, encoded by the exons ATGGCCTACGCTAGGGCGAGGGTGTGGGCGGCGAATGCGACGCGCCTCAGCGTGTTCACTGTGCAGGTGATGTGCGTCGTGCACCTTGTGAACCAGCACCTGTTTGAAGTGCGGATG TGCAAAGGCGCCTCGATGCTGCCTACTTTGTCGCCTGCAGGCGACCTTGTCTTGCATATGCGGCTGCCATTTTTGCGGGCGCTGGCCaagacgccgctcgcagaTAGCGACCTGACCTCGCGCTTCCCCCCCGTACCAAAAGGGCTACCGTGCGCAAAGACAGACCCCAGCATGGGCCTCGGGTTAAAGCTCGGCGACATGGTCGTCGCCATTTCGCCCGCCGATCCGTCGCGCACGGTGTGCAAACGGATTCTGGGCATGCCGGGCGACACGGTCCTGGTCGACCCCAGAGACGTAGCGAGCGGCCTGTcggacgcggcgatcgcccacgcggagctcgcgcgccatcTCGAAGGACCGCACGCGCGGATGCACAATGCGCGTATCGTCACCATTCCGCCCGGGCACGTCTGGCTCGCGGGCGACAACCTCGCGAACAGTACCGACAGCCGGCATTATGGGCCGGTGCCGATGGCGCTCGTAAAAGgacgcgtcgtcgcgcggctATACCCCCACCCGCAGTGGCTGCGCAATGCGCTGCATCGTGTATAG